The Limisphaerales bacterium genome includes the window GAGTTGGCCGACCGTGGTTTTGTCACCTTCGCCCCGCACAACCCCTATCGCGGGCAGGATGCCTTCCGCGTGTTGCAACGCAAAGCCAACCCACTGGGTCGATCGCTCTTCTCTGTGATTATCGCCCAACATAACCGCATCATCGACTGGCTCGAATCGCAACCATTTGTTGACAAAACGCGCATTGGATTTTACGGCCTTTCATACGGCGGTAAAACCGCGATGCGCGTACCGGCGCTGGTTCCGCGTTATTGCCTCTCAATCTGCTCGGCGGATTTTAATGAATGGATCAAAAAGAACGTCACCACCGATGCCCGCTTCAGTTATCTGTTCACCGGTGAATATGAAATGTTTGAATTCAATCTCGGCCATACCTTTAACTACGCCGAAATGGCCGCGCTGATTGCGCCGCGCCCGTTCATGGTCGAACGCGGTCACAAGGATGGAGTCGCTCCGGACGAATGGGTGGCGTATGAGTTCGCCAAGGTTCGCCGACTGTACGCCAACCTCGGCATCCCGGAGCGCACGGAAATTGAATATTTTAATGGCCCGCATTCCATTAACGGAAAAGCCACATACGATTTCTTACATCGCCACCTAAATTGGCCAAAACAATAAAACAATGACTCCCACTCTCATCACCCTTATCATTGGCGCAATCGGCCTTGCGGCTTGGGTGCTATTAGCCGACCCGCCGCCACGCCCATTGGATCTACCCGACGAACCTTTTCCCGATAATTGGCGTGACCTGCTAAAAGAACGCTGGCCGCTTTACAACACGTTGCCGGAAGTGCTGCAGCATCAAATTGAGCAGCTAACCATCGTATTTCTCGACCGGATTGAATTCCAAGGCGTTGATCTCAAAATCACGGATGAAATGCGCGTGCTCACTGCCGCGCAGGCGTGTTTATTGCTGCTGAATCAAGATACGTTTTATTCGCCCAACCTCCGGTCAGTTGTGATTCACCCAAGTGCTTACACCGCCACCAGCTATGACGAAGCGGGGGGGGAAACAATGGAAAAACAAATCGCCGTGCAAGGCCAATCGTGGGGCAGCGGCTCCGTGGTGCTCTCGTGGGACAACACCCGCACCGGAGCTGCCAACTCCAAGGATGGACGCAACCTCGTGCTGCACGAGTTCGCCCATCAACTCGACCAAGCCGACGGCCAAGCCGATGGCGCGCCCGCACTGGGTTCGCGTGAACAATATCAGCGCTGGCAAAAAGTGTGCTTGCGAGTGTTCACTGACTTGCGGGACAAAGTAGAGCACGGCAAGAAAACTGTGATTGATGATTACGGCGCCACCAATCCTGCTGAATTTTTTGCCGTAGCTACAGAAACGTTTTTCGAGAAACCTCACCAACTCAATAAACGACGCCCGGAATTATACGCGTTACTGAGCGAATACTATCGCGTCAACCCACTCTCGTGGCCTTAAAGTCCCTCCCTAAAAAACTTCACCCGCCAGCGGGGAGCCAGCGGGTGAAGATCCTTAGTAGCCTTTACTTGGTCTGCTTCTTACTGGGCAGCTCGTTCTGTGGGGAACATCCAAACTGCTTCGCAAAAAATTAGGGCAGCAGAATTTGCTGAACATAGATAAGTGATGAAGATCATCGGGAGTAGGTTTTGCGGAAATTAGTTTTGCTCCGGATCGTGCCGGCGCAAGCCCACATCGTGGGCGATGTCATCGAATTCCTCACGACTAACGTCATCCAGACGCTTGCCGCGATCAGCGAGTTTTTCGTTAATCTTCAAGGCTTTCTCTGTCATCTCTTCGTGAGTATCCTTCGTCCCACCCACCAGCGCAAAATTTTCACCCTGCGTAACTCGCTTATGCCCATCGGTGTCGAGCCCCACGCCTACCATCACGGCCTTTGATTTATGTTGGGGCAAACGTGCCATCTGTGAAAAAAGGTAACAAATTCACACCCTGTGAACAAGTCGAAACTAAGGCGCAGTCAGCGATTGCCCATTATGCTGCGGTCCCAAGCCCAAAAAAAACGCGATCGCCGTCTCCGCCCATTCCTTTGCCGAAGGGAAATCCGTCGCCGATGGCCCGAAACAACTGCGCAACATTTGCGTGTTGATGATGCCCGGATTAAACGGAATTGCCGCCATTCCTTCCGGCAATTCCTGGGCCAACGATTGTGTCAGCCCCTCGATCGCCCATTTGCTCGCGCAATAAGGCGCAACCTCCGGCGAAGCCGAACGTCCCCAGCCGGAACTGAAATTCACAATTACTCCACTATGCGTCCGCGCCATTGATGGCAAAAAATGACGGATCACATTTGTCACGCCTTTGATGTTTGTGTCGATGACATCATCAAATTCTTCAGCCGACACCTCCCACAAGAATTTATTTTTATTAATCACCGCTGCGTTATTGAGCAACAAATCCGGCGCACCATATTCCTGAATGGTTGCAGCAGCCCATTCGCGCACGGCATTGTCATCCCGAACATCTACCACCGAAAATGAATGCGATTGGCTCCATGCTTTTTCGAGTTCCGTGATTTTCCTTTCTGACCGACTGCATCCCACCACTCGGTGCCCCTCCGCCGCAAATCCCTCGACCAACGCCCGCCCCAACCCACGCGCTACGCCCGTGACCACCACCACTTTCCCTGCTGAATTCCCGCGCGCCATTATCACACGCGGATAATTAAGGCGTTTTCATTTAGCGTCCACTCTTTATATTCACACTGCGTGAACCGCTTTGAGAGCAAGTGCCACCAAGCCAAGCCGCTCTGCCGTCGGGAGATTGCTCCGAGCGACTTCCCCAAGTGGCTCTTCCGAACCGGCGACCACTGCCTCGCCTGCACTATCGCCAGCAGCTGCACGAGAGTTATTGTTTATTCAAGCCTTTGGGTAAACCTCGCCGCCCTGTTCGGCAAACTCTCTTGATTTCTCAGCCATTCCAGCCTCCAAGGCAGCCGCGTCGGTCAGATTATTCTCGGCGGCGTATTTCCGGATGTCGTCGGTGATACGCATGCTGCAGAAATTGGGCCCACACATGCTACAGAAGTGGGCGGACTTAGCACCATCGGCAGGAAGGGTTTCATCGTGAAACTCCAGCGCGCGAACGGGGTCGAGGCTAAGGTTAAACTGATCTTCCCAGCGAAATTCAAAACGTGCCTTGCTCACCGCATTGTCGCGATACTGCGCACCGGGATGGCCCTTGGCGAGATCCGCCGCGTGCGCGGCGATTTTGTAAGTGATGACACCTTCCTTTACGTCATCGCGATTGGGCAACCCGAGATGCTCTTTGGGCGTCACATAACAAAGCATCGCTGTTCCGTACCAACCAATCATCGCTGCACCAATGCCGCTAGTGATATGGTCATAACCGGGAGCAATGTCGGTGGTTAACGGGCCAAGCGTGTAGAACGGCGCGCCGTGGCACCACTCGATTTGCTTTTTCATATTCTCCTCAATCATATGCATCGGCACGTGGCCGGGGCCTTCGTTCATCACTTGAACGCCGTGCTCCCAAGCGCGAGTGGTAAGGTCGCCCTGCACTTTCAATTCACCAAACTGCGCCTCGTCATTGGCATCCGCAATGGAACCCGGGCGCAGCCCGTCACCGATGGAGAAGCTCACATCGTACGCCGCCATAATTTTGCAAATGTCATCCCAATGAGTATAGAGGAAATTTTCCTTGTGATGCGCCAGGCACCACTTAGCCATGATGCTGCCGCCGCGGCTCACAATGCCGGTGGCTCGTTGGGCGGTCATCGGAATAAACCGCAGCAAAACGCCGGCGTGAATGGTAAAATAATCCACTCCCTGTTCCGCTTGTTCAATAAGCGTGTCGCGGAAAATTTCCCACGAGAGATCTTCTGCGCGGCCATTAACTTTTTCCAACGCCTGATAGATCGGCACCGTGCCAATGGGCACGGGACTGTTGCGGATAATCCACTCACGGGTGGCGTGAATATTTTTGCCGGTGGAAAGATCCATCACGTTGTCCGCGCCCCAAAGTGTCGCCCAGCGCATTTTATCAACTTCCTCTTCGATGCTGGAAGTCACGGCGCTGTTACCAATGTTGGCGTTGATTTTCACCAGGAAATTGCGGCCAATAATCATCGGCTCACTTTCGGGGTGATTGATATTGGCAGGAATAATCGCGCGTCCTGCGGCCACTTCATCGCGCACAAACTCGGGCGTGATGTATTCTGGAATCTTCGCACCGAATGAATTCCCAGAATGCTGATGTCGCAACTCACTCGGCACTGCATCCTTCGATTCCAAGGCTTGCTCACGCCCGAGGTTTTCGCGAATGGCGATGTATTCCATCTCCGGCGTGACAATGCCCTGCCGCGCATACCACAGTTGCGTGACCGGATGATTTTTTGCCCGCAATGGCTTGCGGCGCAGACCGGGAAATTCCCGATGTTGATTGCGCCCCGTCCCGGGCGCTTGTTCCGCGTGGCGCTCGGACAAAAATCCATCATCCTCCGGGCGCGATGTGCGGCCATCAATTTCTTCCACATCGCCGCGCGCTATAATCCAATCGCGCCGCACGGCGGACAGCCCTTCCTCCACCGAACGCAAGTGAGCGGGATCTCCCCACGGACCGCTGGTATCGTACACGCGCACCGGTTCGTTCAATTCAGATTCACCAGAAACATTACGCGTCGGGCTTTGGTCGATTTCGCGCATCGACACACTCACGCGCCTGCCTTTCACATAAACGCGACGGGATTTGGGAAAGGGAATTTGGCTTGCGCCGGATTCGAGAGCAGATTTTGTGGTAACCATAATTCAGGTAGGGGAATGGAACGCGAATCCCTTGCCGGCATTACCCGGCAGGTTCATTGGGTCAACCGCACCATATTTGGCGTGGAACTCTCAGCCTTCCAGTTGGCTCCCCTGCCCGTTTCTAGCCGCGCACGCGTGAGGGGTCAAACCTCGAATGACTTGCCACAACCACAACTAATCTTGGCATTGGGATTGGTTATCTTGAAACCGCTATCATTTAGGTCATCCGAGAAATTAACAACCGAGCCGCGCAAGAAATCCGCACTGATCGAATCCACCACCACTGGCACGCCTGCGCAATCCATGACCCGATCGTTGTCGCGCTGCTCATCAAATACCAAGCCGTATTGCATCCCTGAGCAACCGCCCTGCTCCACGTACACGCGCAAGGCTTTGCCCTCCGGTTTCGCATCCGCGGCGATCATGCGTTGCACTTCCGAAACCGCCTCCTGCGTCAGCGTTACACAATCCTGTTCCTGTATTTGTGACTCCATTACGAAAAGTATAAACCGAATTTCCTGGAAACTCAACCACGCTTATTTTTGTCGGGCGCGTTGATCTAAAAATTGTTGTTTCCGAACCCCCAACCCTTTTTGCATCGAGGGATATTCTTTGATTAATAAATTGCAAATTTCCAACGCTCCCATTGGGTTCTCCAGCTGACTCAACAAATCCATCGCCATCAGGCCGCTTTGTGCGCGCCAATGGGCATCCGCCGTTTGGCCCGGTTGCAAATGCTTGCCATACACGACCGTCAACAAATGATTTACCGCTTCGTTCAATAATTTTTCACGATCCGCACTTCCCCGCGCTTGTTGTTCCAGTACTTTGGCCAACCCGACCCGGGCCTGAGTTCTCACCGCTGCCGGCACGGACCCGGTAACCGCGATCGCTTTCCCGTAGGCCATCAGAGCATCTGCCCGACGCCCTGGGAATTTTGAAGAAACCGAGAGGCAAGAATCACCGATTCGCCCCCACGCACGCGCTGCCACTGCATTGGTTGGGCCCGCCTGCACCACATTAAAAAACGAATTAGTTGCAGCATTAAGCCCCTCTTCGCCTAACTCGAGCATAGTGAGATCTCCCAATGCGAAGTGGGCATCAAGCTTCATCTGCGCCGGCGTGTCACCATCGTTAATCAACCGGGTAAACTCCTTACGCGCTTCGCCAAATCCTTGCCGTGCTACTGCCGCACGTCCGGCCATCAAAGTTGCGCGCCGCCGCAATGCCGCTGGCGCATCGGTTTGGCTGGAAATAGATTTGTAAATTTTCTCTGCGGCCAAATGGTTCGTGCCCGAATTAAATGCATCATCCGCCAGCCACATGTTTGCCAAATGCGCCTGTTTGGTTTTGGGATGAGATTGGATCACCGCCTCAAACGCCGCCACCACATTGGTCGATTGCCCACTCATGGACTGCGCCCAAGCGTGGTCAAACATGACCCGTGCGTGCAATGGGTGCGTTTTATGTTTCGCAAGCCATATTTGATAGGCTTTATCGGCAGCATCCCAATCCGCTTTGACGATGAGCCCTCGAATCGCTTCCAACTCCGCTTCAGGTTTTAATGATGAATCGGGGGATTCCTGTTGCAACCGCGCCAAAATCAACCGAGCTTCCGGTGCCTGTCCAGAATCCAGTTTTGCCTGAGCCAATGAAAGCAATCCCTGATCGGCTAATTCATTATTGCGTGGACGCAGTTGCGCGAGCAACGGATCAATGGCCGGAAAATCACCGAGAGCGAGGGCACTTTGCAACGCGATAAACTGCGCGATATCGCGAAGAGGCTCGGGTAGGGTTTCCGGTAAACCTTCACGCACCGCAGTATGCTGCCCCAACCGCGCCTGAGTTTGCGCTAGTTGTAATTTCGGCCAAGGCGCGATGGGCGAATTCCCAAGCAATTCAATGGAACGACTCCAGGCGTCTCGGGCTGATTCCTGTTTCCCTTCCGCCAAGAGGCACCACCCTTCTCCCCATTGGGCTCGACCCTGAATGAACACATCAGTCGATCGGGCCGCCCGGCTAAATCGAGCTCGCGCACGGGCCAAGTGAGCGCCACCGGCTTGTCGGTGTTGCAACAATTCTAATTCCCCCGCAAGGCAATCTAAAGTACCCACAAAATTTGTGGCGGAATTCAGTTTCCCCAACTCATCAAGCGCATTGATGGCCTCACCAAATCGATCCTGCCGAAGATGAAAACGTGCTGCACGCAAAAAGCCTTCATGCCGATGCACGGCGGGCATGCTGGATGATTGCAATCGCGAGTATTCGCGCAACGCGGCAGGAACATCATTCGCTGCCTCGTGAATCCCGGCACGAAAACGGTACACCTGTGCCAGTTGATTGGTCTGCCCCATTTTGCGGGCCAATGATTCAATATCTAAGGTGGTGGCCAGTGCTGTTTTGAAATTGCCCGCCTGGTTTTCAAGTTTAGCCGACAGAAAAAGCCGGCGCCACTCGCGATGCAAATTTGAGGTGGGCGGCAATCGCCTCAATTCTTCCGCCGCTGTTTTCCAATCCTGTTGCTCGTACAGCGCCTGGGCCAACAATAACTGACCCTCCTGCGCCCAATTTGAATGCGGACGCGTCTTGGCCAATAATTGGAACTTCCCCTCAGTGGGGCGTAACAATTGCACTACATTTGCCCAGTCGTTTTTCCGGGCCGACACTGTGGCCATTGCCACGCTTGCGGCGAGTGAATAATTGGATTCAGGGTGTTGTTGTAAAAATTCCCGCAAGTGTGCAGCCGCAGCATCAAACTGGTTTAATTGCAAACGGCATTCTGCTTTCCAATATAAATATCCATCTGCCAAATCACCGGCAGCATCTTCGCCTTTGGATAGTTCTGCCGCGGCTTTGGTGAACTCACCCATTTGATAAAACGCCTGGGCCCGCAGCAGCACTGCGGTTGCGCGTTGGGGCGACTCTGGATACTGCGCAACAAACTCATCCAACCACCTCGCTGCCGTCGCCCAATGTCCCGCCTGAAATCCCCGTACTGCAGCGGCATATGCACGGCCCGATGGCGTTTCGGGTGGGCTCGTGCGTAACCGAACATCGCCCGTCACCCCGGCGGCTGCGGTTTGCACTAAAAATAAAATGAGCATTAGCTCCCTCATCCAGCAGAAATCTTTCGCCGCACCTTAACCGTGGGCGCGGGTAATACGCGACTTAAAAAATGCCCCGTGTGGCTTTCGGCACAACTCGCCACATGTTCGGGCGGACCTTCGCCGATGAGCCTGCCGCCTCCGTCGCCCCCCTCAGGGCCGAGATCCACCAGCCAATCGGCGCACTTGATAACATCCAAATTATGCTCAATCACCAACAGCGTATTCCCTGAATCACGCAGCTTGGCAAATACATCGAGCAACCTCGCCACATCATGAAAGTGCAACCCCGTTGTCGGCTCGTCCAACAAATACAACGTGCGCCCAGTTGCTCGCTTGCATAATTCACTTGAAAGTTTCATGCGCTGGGCCTCCCCACCGCTGAGGGTAGTGGCACTTTGGCCGAGCTGCAAATAACCCAAGCCCACCTCAGCCAGTGTAATACAAATGGTGTAAACTTGCGGCACGGACCGGAAAAATACACACGCTTCATCCACCGTGAGCGCCAATACATCCGCGATATTCAACCCCTTATAATGCATCTCGAGCGTTTCACGATTATATCGGCGCCCCTGACAATCTTCACAGGGAACATAAACCGACGGCAGAAAATGCATTTCAATTTTCAGCATGCCATCCCCTTGGCAGCGTTCACAGCGACCGCCCTTCACATTGAAACTAAACCGCCCGGGCCCATAGCCGCGCACTTTAGCAGATGGCAAGCGCGCAAATAAATCTCGGATGTGCGTGAACATGCCAGTGTAAGTTGCCGGGTTGCTCCGCGGCGTACGGCCAATCGGTGATTGATCAATCACAATCGCCTTGTCGAGGTGCTCCATTCCTTCGATGGATTCGTGCGCGCCGGGGCGATCTTTGGAGCCATGCCATTTGCGGAAAAGCGTACGACGGAGCACATCATCCACCAACGTACTCTTGCCGGAACCGCTAACTCCGGTCACACACGTGAATGTCCCCAGCGGGATGCGGACATCAATATTCTTCAAATTATTTTCCGATGCCCCACGGATCTCCAACCAACCTCGCTCAGGTGTCGCGGTGGTCCGTTCTTCCGGTGGCGATATGGTGAATTCACCGGATAGATATTTGCCAGTGATCGAGCGTTTCACTTTGCAGATTTGCTTCACCGTGCCGGCCGCGACCAATTCGCCGCCGTGCACGCCCGCGCCCGGACCGATGTCGATCACGTAATCTGCAGCGCGAATCGTGTCCTCATCGTGCTCCACCACGAGCACGGTATTTCCTAAATCACGCAGACCTTTCAGCGTAGCCAGCAGCCGATCGTTATCCCGTTGGTGAAGGCCAATGCTGGGTTCATCAAGAATATAAATCACCCCAACAAGACCCGCTCCAATTTGCGTGGCCAACCGAATTCGTTGAGCTTCACCGCCACTGAGCGTGCCGCTTTCGCGATTCAGCGACAAATAACCAAGCCCCACGTTTCCAAGAAATCCTAGGCGGGCTTTAATTTCTTTCAGCACCTCGCCGCCAATTTTTTCCTGCAATTCAGTTAATTCAAGTGAGTCTAAAAACTTAAATGCATTAGCCACGGACAACCGGCACAATTCCATCACTGAAAGCCCCGGGATAGCCACTTTGCGGCGTCGACCTTTGGGCCGAAAACGATTGGCTTTTGCGCCACCCAACGTGCAGGAGAGGATTTCCGGTTTAAGGCGTTGACCATGGCAAATATCGCAAGGCTGGCTACTCATGCAACTTTTCACGCGTTTTTTTGTAAACTCGCTGTCGGTTTCCTGAAGCAAACGCTCAAGATTCGGGATGACGCCTTCAAATGGTTTGGGTGCGGGATTTTTTTTGGTGGCGCCCCAAAAAGCAAATTTGATTTCCTCTTCCCCGGAACCGTGCAGCAAGATTTCACGAAATTGTTCCGGCAATTTTTCCCACGGCACATCCATCGGCTGATCGTAATGCGCGGCAACAGCTTTGATAACGTGATTATAATAAATGATCATTCGCCGGCCACCACGTTTCCACGGGGCGATCGCACCTTCGCCAAGTGTTTTTTCTGGATTAGGCACTACCAAATCTGCATCGAACACCAACTTCTGCCCCAAGCCATGACACACCGGACACGCGCCGAAGGGCGAGTTGAATGAAAAATGTTTTGGGGTCAACGTGTCGTAACTTTTTCCGGTGGCACTGGAAACCATTTGGGTGGAGTGCAGTGTCTCCGCCCATTGATCAGATTTCTTTTTGCCGGACTGATGCAGTGCCAGCACTCTGCCCTGACCCCATTTGAGAGCGGTTTCCACAGAATCACCAAGTCGCTGCCGGATGCCATCGCCGATCACAAGCCGATCCACCACAGCCTCAATGTGGTGTTTCTTTTTGGGATCGATCATGATGCGCGTGTTGACTTCCAGTTCCACCAATTCGCCATCCACCCGCGCTCGCACAAATCCTTCGCGCGCAAGTTTTTCAATCACGTCACGGAACTCGCCCTTTTGATGCGTGATCACTGGCGCGAGCAGCATCACCCGGGTTCCTGTTTTCATTCCCATCACCCGATCAATAATCTCCGTGGGCGTTTGCTGGCTCATCGACTCCCCACTCTCGGGGCAATGCGGCGTGCCGATGTGCGCGTACAATAGCCGTAGATAATCAAAAATTTCCGTAGTGGTGGCGATAATCGAGCGCATGCTGCCGCCGGCACTGCGTTGCTCGATCGCGATGGTGGGCGAAAGGCCTTCGATGAAATCCAGCTCCGGCTTTTGCATTTGATCCAGAAATTGCCGTGCATAAGCCGAAAGCGATTCGACATATTTGCGCTGTCCCTCGGCGTAAATGGTGTCGAACGCCAGTGATGATTTACCCGAGCCGCTGAGGCCGGTCACCACCACCAACTTGTCGCGCGGAATAGTGAGCGAGAGATTTTTGAGATTATGCTCCCGCGCGCCGCCGATCCGGATAAGATTCGCTCCCATAAAAGAAGCGAACCCTACGCCTGCTCCAATGAAAAACCAAGCCTGCGCTACCGCAGAATGACCGGTGCGGTGCTTTCCACCACCATCCGGGGCAAAGGCGGAGGTGTGGCAGTGGCTACACCACGGATTTTATTGAAATGAAATTCTCGCCATTTCCCAACCCCCTCCAACCGGAATATCGTGCGCTGAGCCGCCTCACTGCTGATGCTGTAGTTTGTGCAAAGTCCACCCTCCTTCACCGCGTTCTGCGCGGGCTTCAGCGTTTGGCTAAACGTATACGCAACAAAGCGTGGCGTGCCATCGGTTCGTAACAGGGACAGGATCTGCTGCGGGATGCGTTCGTAATCGGATTCATTGGGAAAGAATCGCTGTGCATATAGTTGGATCATATTCCCGGTATTTTGTTGCGCGTCATTAATCATCCTCAGGAAATCCGGATTGCCATCGGTTAATTCGCTCACTGCAAGCAAATCACTTACTCGTTCAAACGGCACATCACCGCGTTGCCGATTAATGGATTCAATGATGCCTTGCATAAATGCACCGGGGGCCAGACGGAAATCAAAGCCCATGCACGTTGGATCCATGCAATTCCCCAAATGCCGCACACTGTGAAAATTCCAAGTGCCATCATTATTTTTGAGCACCTTGCGCGGAACCGCCACACCGGATAACACCGCACCCCATGCCGCCGGACTTTTGGCGTTGACCGATAACAATCCTGTGGAGGCCACGGGCGTTTTGCTTGTCGAAAATAAATCCACCAGTCGATGATCATTCGTCGGCAGCGTATCCAACGTGCCGGTTTGCCGTTTCCACGCGTCCGTGCTGACAAGGTACATCCAATTCGAAGGATCCGCAGGATTAAGCGTGTAGCCAACGGTGGTGGCCAGTTTGTTGATTGTGAAGGTGGAATCCCACAGCGTTAGCGCTTTGGGCGCTAATTGCGGATTCGAATAATCGTAACGAATGTTTCCATCATAACCCTGATATTCCGGGGGGCCTCCTTGTAACTGAACTCGGTCTCCCTGCCAAAAGAAAGGCACATTCCCCGCTTCGATGACACCGGAGACGGCATCAATCGAGCGAATCAATAAACGATTTGCCGGTTTAGATTTGAGGTAAACTGTCTGCCACGGCGTCCCGCGATGCACCATCCCCAACCAACCCAGCGTCTCCATGCCGCCGGTGTTTTTGTGTGGAAACTGCCACCAATCCGGCCCCAGCACACCTGGATCTTTCAGCGAAATATGATCATACGAATCAGCCCAAGGCCGCGACATATTTTTCCCCATGTTATAACGCGTGTCCGCCACACTCCAAGGTCGGTACACATAATTTTCATACCCCAAATTATTCGAAGTCCAGTTGCCATTATTTCCACTAAGATATTTGATGAATGGAGGTTGCTGGGGATGGGGATTATTCGGCTTCATCGGGTGCACCAACGTGTAGTCCCGCCCTGTGCCATTCACCAGCGGATCATTCACCTGCCAACTCATTTCGTACACTTCACCTTGATAAAATTCCCACAATTTTTCGCCCTGCGCATTTTGCAGTGTCGGCAAAAACACCCCTCCGTTTGCGGTAGTGTGCGATCGCAGGCAACGGAATAAATTGGTCTGACCGTTGCTGATACATTGAATCACTTCATTGGGCTCAAACCGCTCACCCGGTTTCCAGGCCGCCTGTTTCCACCGGGGGAAATCTGCGCCAAAATCGAACGATGTATGGGCTGTACGGGCATAAAAACGAACCCCACTCGCATCCTCCACCTGATCGCCCTGTTTATAAACACGATCGGATTCCCAGCGTTCCCATTGCGCCGGCAAATCGGCAGCTAAATGTAATCGCACATAATCAATCACGCGATCCTGCGGCGCGCTTGGATCTTTGCAGGTAATTTTGACCGCAACATTTACCTGAAAATCATCCACCCGCCACCGTGTTCGCTTTGCTGCATCCATGCTCATCACCGGCAAGGCAAACCTAAACGGCATAAAGGGTAACGCCGATTTCCCAATTTGCACCGACATTGGGGCAGTATCGCTCAGCGTCGCGTTGATTTGCTGCGAGGGTCCCGCCCCATTCAATTGGCCGGTGACCGAACCGGCAACTGTCGTTTTGAGTGCCAGTGCATGGCTATATAAATTGTCTCTCAATTCCACGCCCACATGCAGGACCGGCTGCACTAACACTCTTCCCGGATCACTGCCCGGTGCCACATGCCATTTGATCGCCGCCGACACTTCATTCACGCTCGGCCAAATGCTGGCGTGCGTTGGTGTTTGGGTGCGATTATTAACGCCTATCAACAACGGAAACCCCGTCGCCCCGATGCCGGAAACTTGCGGCACGCCCGGCCGATCCGGCAAATTATGAACCGGAAATTGTTCCAATTGATTATCATTCATCACCCGCATCCAGCCCGCTATATAAATATTATCACCAGCTTCCCGCAACAACACCGGCCGA containing:
- the uvrA gene encoding excinuclease ABC subunit UvrA → MGANLIRIGGAREHNLKNLSLTIPRDKLVVVTGLSGSGKSSLAFDTIYAEGQRKYVESLSAYARQFLDQMQKPELDFIEGLSPTIAIEQRSAGGSMRSIIATTTEIFDYLRLLYAHIGTPHCPESGESMSQQTPTEIIDRVMGMKTGTRVMLLAPVITHQKGEFRDVIEKLAREGFVRARVDGELVELEVNTRIMIDPKKKHHIEAVVDRLVIGDGIRQRLGDSVETALKWGQGRVLALHQSGKKKSDQWAETLHSTQMVSSATGKSYDTLTPKHFSFNSPFGACPVCHGLGQKLVFDADLVVPNPEKTLGEGAIAPWKRGGRRMIIYYNHVIKAVAAHYDQPMDVPWEKLPEQFREILLHGSGEEEIKFAFWGATKKNPAPKPFEGVIPNLERLLQETDSEFTKKRVKSCMSSQPCDICHGQRLKPEILSCTLGGAKANRFRPKGRRRKVAIPGLSVMELCRLSVANAFKFLDSLELTELQEKIGGEVLKEIKARLGFLGNVGLGYLSLNRESGTLSGGEAQRIRLATQIGAGLVGVIYILDEPSIGLHQRDNDRLLATLKGLRDLGNTVLVVEHDEDTIRAADYVIDIGPGAGVHGGELVAAGTVKQICKVKRSITGKYLSGEFTISPPEERTTATPERGWLEIRGASENNLKNIDVRIPLGTFTCVTGVSGSGKSTLVDDVLRRTLFRKWHGSKDRPGAHESIEGMEHLDKAIVIDQSPIGRTPRSNPATYTGMFTHIRDLFARLPSAKVRGYGPGRFSFNVKGGRCERCQGDGMLKIEMHFLPSVYVPCEDCQGRRYNRETLEMHYKGLNIADVLALTVDEACVFFRSVPQVYTICITLAEVGLGYLQLGQSATTLSGGEAQRMKLSSELCKRATGRTLYLLDEPTTGLHFHDVARLLDVFAKLRDSGNTLLVIEHNLDVIKCADWLVDLGPEGGDGGGRLIGEGPPEHVASCAESHTGHFLSRVLPAPTVKVRRKISAG